A genomic window from Flavobacterium johnsoniae includes:
- a CDS encoding TonB-dependent receptor plug domain-containing protein — MKKIYFAVFTVICTNFYAQTKKDSINQMDEVVINENRFSTPISKQNRNVYVISSETIKKLPGRTLQEVLQYANGVDIRQRGPFGTQADISVDGGSFEQTVVLLNGAKVIDSQTAHNMLNLPLPVEVIERIEIVRGPAARTYGINSLTGAINIITKKPTDSGFLVSTYAGSNFEKDTQDTGDTFYGTGVQAGAVLGKEKQQHLIFASHDKSNGYRYNTAFENNKIFYQGNVQINDSNEILASAGYINNGFGANGFYAAPGDRNSTEIVQTTFANIQSKHSITDSWKIMPRVTYRYNYDDYRYLGNSNLAVGRSQHYTNSIAAELNSTVKLSKGEIGFGAEFRNENIHSSNIGDHDRDNVGLYAEYRTSFFEKLDVNLGTYLNYNSDYKWQIYPGIDASYAITDAFKIIGNVGTSQRIPSFTDLYLKQTGNIGNVDLDSENAFQSEIGFKYNKKALSLNANYFYRKIDNYIDWMRNATTQPWQSQNTGDLNTNGINLRGTYRFDFSKDSRLNILLGYTYLDSEFKSARTEIYSKYAISSLKHQVTNTIDYQFKDFSILFATRFNERITGPSYWVNDFRVSQNIHKFTIFLDAQNIFNATYYEVGAVPLPSRWFTLGVKLVTF; from the coding sequence ATGAAAAAAATCTATTTTGCTGTTTTTACAGTAATTTGTACCAATTTTTACGCACAGACCAAAAAAGATTCCATCAATCAAATGGACGAGGTTGTAATTAATGAAAACCGTTTCAGTACACCAATTTCTAAACAAAACAGAAATGTGTATGTCATCTCGAGCGAAACCATTAAAAAACTGCCAGGAAGAACACTTCAAGAAGTTTTACAATATGCTAACGGAGTAGATATTAGACAACGTGGGCCATTTGGAACTCAAGCCGATATTAGCGTTGATGGCGGAAGTTTTGAGCAAACAGTTGTTCTGCTAAATGGAGCAAAAGTAATCGATTCGCAAACAGCTCATAATATGTTAAACTTGCCTCTTCCGGTTGAAGTTATTGAAAGAATTGAGATTGTTCGCGGACCGGCTGCAAGAACGTACGGAATTAACAGTTTAACAGGAGCAATTAATATTATAACTAAAAAACCAACAGATTCAGGATTTTTAGTAAGCACTTATGCAGGTTCTAATTTCGAAAAAGATACGCAAGATACGGGAGATACTTTTTACGGAACGGGCGTTCAGGCGGGAGCTGTTTTAGGAAAAGAAAAACAACAGCATTTAATTTTTGCTTCGCACGATAAAAGCAACGGATACCGCTACAATACGGCATTCGAAAACAATAAAATTTTCTATCAAGGAAATGTTCAAATCAACGATTCTAATGAAATTTTAGCTTCTGCGGGTTACATCAACAACGGATTTGGTGCCAACGGATTTTACGCTGCGCCTGGCGATAGAAATTCTACAGAAATTGTACAAACTACTTTTGCTAATATTCAGTCTAAACATTCTATTACAGATAGTTGGAAAATTATGCCGAGAGTTACTTACAGATACAATTACGACGATTACCGTTATTTAGGAAACTCCAATTTAGCAGTTGGAAGAAGCCAGCATTATACCAATTCGATCGCAGCAGAATTGAATTCGACTGTAAAATTGTCTAAAGGAGAAATTGGTTTTGGAGCTGAATTTAGAAATGAAAATATTCATTCTTCTAATATTGGAGATCACGATCGCGATAACGTTGGTTTATACGCAGAATACAGAACAAGTTTCTTCGAAAAATTAGATGTTAATTTAGGAACTTATTTGAATTATAATTCAGATTATAAGTGGCAGATTTATCCAGGAATTGACGCAAGTTATGCTATTACAGATGCTTTTAAAATTATCGGAAATGTTGGAACAAGCCAGAGAATTCCATCTTTTACAGATTTATATTTGAAACAAACTGGAAATATCGGAAACGTCGATTTAGATTCTGAAAATGCTTTTCAAAGCGAAATCGGATTTAAATACAATAAAAAAGCGTTGAGTTTGAATGCGAATTATTTCTACAGAAAAATTGATAATTATATCGATTGGATGCGTAATGCAACAACGCAACCTTGGCAAAGTCAAAACACTGGAGATTTAAACACAAACGGAATTAATTTGCGTGGAACTTACAGATTCGATTTCTCCAAAGATTCGAGATTAAATATACTTTTAGGATACACGTATTTAGATTCAGAATTCAAAAGTGCTCGTACAGAAATCTATTCAAAATATGCTATTTCTTCTCTAAAACACCAAGTTACAAACACAATAGATTATCAGTTTAAAGATTTCTCTATTTTATTTGCAACACGTTTTAACGAAAGAATTACGGGACCTTCTTATTGGGTAAATGATTTTAGAGTAAGTCAGAACATTCATAAGTTTACAATTTTCTTAGATGCTCAAAATATATTTAATGCGACTTATTATGAAGTTGGAGCTGTGCCTTTGCCTTCAAGATGGTTTACTTTAGGAGTAAAATTGGTTACTTTTTAA